The sequence CCGCGCCGCGAGGACTAGGAATTCAGTTTGAAGCTGAACTTTACGCGAGCAACGATAAAACACTCGTCCGAAAATGGACTAATCCACCAGAGTAGACGGATCCAGACGCTCGTATCGCTCAGCACTCATCACTCCGCATTCATCACTTCCGCCTCACGTCCCGCGCACCACGCCATACCACTCAATGTGCTTGCGTGGGCAGTACCGGAAGCCGGCCGCTTCGCAGTACTCGGCAATCCAAGCAGCGCGCTCGGCAAGTTCGGCCTGATCGGTCCCTTGCGGCATGAGAAGCACGCGCGAGCGGTCGACTTCGGGAAACTCGGCCAGGTAACGTTCGACTTCCGCCAGATCGTCCGGCCGATCGACGACGAATTTTAGTTGGTACGCGTAATCGGCCGTTAGCCGGCGGATCACCGACGGCTGGTGCCGGGTCCGCTCGTGCCGGCCGCTCCAACGCGGATGCTCCTGGCGTGATGGGGTAGAGTTGGACAGCTTGGGGCTAATCGACATCAGATCGCAAGTAACCGGCAGATCGAGTGTGCCAGCCGTCTCGATCGTGATATGGCGTCCCTGCGCGGCCAGCTCGGCCGATAGCGGCACGAGCTCAGCCAATAGCATCGGCTCGCCGCCGGTGATAACGACGTGCGTCGTGTCGTGCTCGCCGACGCGTTGCAAGACTTCCTCGACCGACAGGTCGGTCCCCTCGGGCGCCCAACTGGTGTACGGCGTGTCGCAAAACCAGCAGCGCAGGTTGCAGCCGCTGGTGCGAATGAAAACGCTGTCCGTGCCCGTGAGCAATCCTTCGCCCTGACGCGAGCGGAAGATTTCGGCGATTCTCACGTTTCGTACTCCAGCGGATCCACGAGCCCAGCTTCGGCAAACCCCTTGAGCCTTAACTGGCACGAGTCGCAGCGGCCGCACGGACGCCCCGTCGCACTCGGGTCGTAGCAGCTATGGGTTAGCGCATAGTCCACGCCCAGCTCGTGACCGCGGCGAATGATCTGGGCCTTGGTCATTTGGATGAGCGGGGCATGAATCTTGAACTTCAGCGTACCCTCGACGCCGGCCTTTGTCGCCAGGTTCGCTACTCCCTCAAAGGCCTCGATATATTCCGGCCGGCAATCGGGATAGCCCGAGTAGTCGAGCGCGTTGACGCCCAGGAAAATATCGGCAGCCGGCAGCGTTTCGGCAAAGGCCAGCGCCAGCGATAAGAACACCGTATTCCGGGCCGGCACATACGTCACTGGTATGCCGTGCGAGATGGCGCCAGCGGATCGTTCCTTCGGAACCGGGATATCGGCCGTCAGCGCGCTATGACCGAATTGCGCCAGATCGATTCGCAAAATGGCGTGCCGCTTGATGCCCAAAGCTGCCGCCACGCGCTGGGCCGACGCAAGTTCATGCTTGTGCCGCTGGCCATAGTCAAACGACAGCGCGGCCAGCTCGAACCCTTCGGCCCGGGCGATGGCCCCGGCCGTCGTTGAATCGAGCCCACCGGAAAGCAACAGAACAGCCGCTCGTGGCATTTGGATCGTGTTAGTCCAGGAATCGTGGCAACTTCCCTCTCCCGGCCCATCATGCCACAATGACCGCAAATGGAAAAGGAGCCGCGATGAGTGCCGACTTTCGTAAAACGCTGGAAACGTTCGCCAATCAATATCCCGATCGGCCGTACACGATCGAAATCGTCTGCCCGGAGTTCACGTCGGTGTGCCCCAAGACGGGCCAGCCGGACTTCGGCACGCTCACCATCAGTTACGTGCCGGCGGCCCAATGCGTGGAGCTGAAGAGCCTGAAGCTCTACTTGCAGCAGTTTCGCAACGAGGGCATTTTCTACGAACATGCCACGAATCGCATCCTCGACGACCTGGTGGCCGTGCTTGCCCCGCGACAAATCACGTTGCGGGCGGCCTTCACCCCGCGCGGCGGCATTTCGACCACCGTTACGGCCACGCACGAGGCAAGCCGGTAAGAAACTAGTCGCGCCCTTCGCACCCCGTTCACCACAAGGAGCCTGCCATGTCCGGTAAGCCGCGAGCGATCCCCGAAGGGTTCCACACACTGACCGTTTACCTGTCGGTCGCCGACTCGTCGAAGGCAATCGACTTTTACAAACGGGCCTTTGGCGCCGTCGAGCGTTATCGGTTGCCAGGCCCGAACGGCAAGGGAATCGGCCATGCCGAGATCACGATCGGCGACACGATCGTCATGCTGGCCGATGAGTGCGATATGGGATTGGCCAAATCTCCCAAAACTCTCGCCGGCAACACGGCCGGCCTGTGCCTGTACGTCGAGGATGCCGACGCGGCGTTCGATCGCGCCGTGAAAGCCGGGGCAATCGTCAACCGCCCCATGAAGACGCAATTCTATGGCGATCGCTCCGGCACCGTGACCGATCCCGACGGCTATCACTGGACCGTCATGACGCACGTTGAGGATGTCTCGCCCGAGGAAATGATGCGCCGTATCCAGGCGATGTGACGTCGCTACATACCACATATCAAGTCACCGGGTTCCCACGGAGGATAGAACCATGTCCGCAGGCGACCGTGGAACAGGCGGCGCGCAATCTTCAACTTTGGCGGCACGGCAACTATCGCCGCTACGCAATTCGACGACGGCCGGTGATATTGCGGCGTTGGTTGACGAGCAGCTCGCCCACTTCGGCATCGCGGCGTCGAGCGATTTTGGCCGATCGCTGGCCAGCATTGCTCGCCGGCTGTACGAATGCCACGGCGACATCGAATCGCTTTGGCAGGCGACGCTATCCTCGATCGGACAGTTGGATCGCGCGGATCGGATTGCGTATTTCAACGCGGCCAAATTTCTGTCGTTCCAGTTCGCCAAGCTGCTCGACATGCTGCAGGCGCCGTCACGCCGCAGCTATCAGAGCCTCGACTACGCGCCGGCCACGCAGTACGCCAAGGGTCCGTACGCGGTCTTCGACAATGTGACGGCGATCTTTTCAGCCAACCCCGTGATCGCCCGCACGGCCACGTACATTTACGCCTGTGCCGAGTGGATTGCCGACGCCTTCCAGGGCAAAGAGCTTCTTCTTGAGATTTACTCCCGGCTCTTGAACCCCACGTCGGTGTCGCTGGCGAATTACATTGTCGATCTCGAAGCTGGTCCCTACACGGCCGACTACTTCGCCTGGAATTTCAACAGCGGCATGGCGGCTATCGACGGTGTCTTAGCCCACCTGCTCGGCGCCGGCGATATCCTCATCACCAGCCGGAACATCTACGGCGGCGCGCATCAATTGATTCACGACTGGTACGCGAAGCCGGGCAACCTGGAAATCGCGGTCGCCACGTTCGACGGCTATACGGCCGATGATTTCCTGGCCTGCTGGCAGCAAGCGCGCACGACGTATGCCGACCGCCTGAAGGCCGGCCGCCGCTCGTATGTTTATCTGGAAAGCCCCTGCAATCCGCACGGCTACGTGCTCGACGTGCCTGGCATCTGCCGCGCGGCGCACCGCGAAGGTCTGCGCGTCATGCTCGACGCCACGGTCGGCACACCGTTTCTCAGCCGCCCGCTGCAACGCGAAGACCCGACCGAGCGCCCCGATTTTGTCATCCACAGCTACACGAAGGATCTGTCCGGCACCGGCACGGTCGTGGCCGGCGTGGTGATCGGGCGCAACGTGGATATGTTCATCCCCAAGGGGGAATCCGTCGGCGAGGTCTCTTGGCGGGACACGCTTTTCTGGAACGTCTACTACGTGAAAGGTGCCTTCCTCAACGCCGACGCGGCATTCGAGGTCTTGCAAGGCATCCGCACGCTCGAAAACCGGATGCTGGCCAAGTGCATCAACACAACGATCCTAGCCCGGTTCTTGGACGCTCATCCGGCCATCGCCGTGCATTGCAACGCCCTACCTGAAGACGAAAACTCGAAACTGCGCGAGTCGGAAATGTTCCTCGGCTTGCCGGCCCCCTTGTTCACGATCGATTTCGAGCAGGCCGGCATCCCGCGCGCCGCCTTCCAACGCTTCTTCGACAACCTCTCCCCGACGTTCGGGCATATGATCAGCCTGGGCCAGTCGAACACGATCATCAGTTGCCCGGCGCTGACGACGCACTCTGAATTGCCGCCCGAGGAACTGGCCCGCACCGGCATCCTGGCGACGACCATTCGATTTGCCGTCGGCGACGAAGACCCGCGGGACCTGCTCGCGCACCTGGTCGAAACGGCCAAGATCACGATCGATCCGGCCGTGCCCGGCTTTTCCAGCCAGCTTCCGGACCAGGCGGCGGCCGCGGCGCTCGTGCGTGATTGCTACCTCGACGTGCATCGCCGGTATATCGAAGCCAAGTGCGGGCCGAAAGCCTAAAGCACGTCCGGCAAGGGTACCGTTTTCATGGCCTCGGCGCCCCGCGTTTGTCTATACTGAGGGGGTCTTAGGGCCAGCCACCGCGACGCCCCAACCCTCGCTTTTTCCTGCCTCGTTGGTCGGGAAGCATCGCACGCCCGCCGGAGCCGATCGTGTCGCGCAGCGCATCGTCATTTCCGCCGAAACAATCGCGCCGCCGCTTTCTTGCACAAGCCGGCGGTGGGTTCGGCGCGATCGCGCTCGCGTCACTGCTTGATCGCCACACGCCGCTGCGTGCCGCCAATACTTCGCCGGTCGACCCGCTCGCTCCGCGGGCGCCGCATTTCGCGCCCCGCGCCAAGCGCGTGATTTACCTCTTCATGCACGGCGGGCCGAGCCACGTCGATCTGTTCGATCCCAAGCCGGAGCTGGCGCGCAACGCGGGTAAGCCGCTACCCGAATCGGTCGGCCCCGTGATGACCCGCCGCAAGGTGGCGCAGAACCCGTTACTCGGCCCGGTCGTTCCGTTTCGACCGCGCGGTCAGTCGGGCCTGGAGATCAGCGACTTCCTGCCGCACATCGCCGAGCACGCCGACCAGTTGTGCGTATTGCGAGGCTGTCACGGAGACAGCGTCAACCACCCGCAATCGGTCTACCAGATGAACACCGGTAGCATCCTGATGGGCCGCCCAAGCCTGGGAAGCTGGATCACCTATGGGCTTGGCACCGAAAACGACAGCCTGCCCGCCTTCGTCGTGCTGGCCGATCCCGGCGGAGGCGTAAAGGGAGGCCCGCCGGCCTGGGGCAATGGCTATCTGCCGGCGACCTTCCAGGGAACGACCTTTCGCACCGGATCGACACCGATTGTCGATTTGCGTCCGCCGGCTGCGATGAGCACGGCCGAGCAGCGCGGCATGCTCGACTACCTGCGCACGATCAATGCGCGGCACGCGCAAGAGCGGCAGCATGACAGCGCGCTCGAAGCGCGGATCGCGGCCTACGAATTGGCGTATCGCATGCAGTCGGCCGCGCCCGACGTGGTGGACCTGGCGCGCGAAACTGCTGAGACGCAGGCGCTCTACGGCATTGGCGAGCGCGCCACCGACGAGTTCGGGCGACGATGCCTGCTCGCGCGCCGGATGGTCGAGCGCGGCGTCCGCTTCGTGCAACTTTATTCCGGCGACACCAACGGCTGGGATGCCCATAACGATGTTGTGAAGAACCACGGCGAGTACTGCCGCAAAACCGACAAACCGGTCGCCGGCCTGTTGACCGACCTGCGCCGGCGCGGGCTGCTCGACGAGACCCTTGTTATCTGGGGAGGCGAGTTCGGCCGCATGCCCATGAGCGAACAGGGCAAAGGGCGCGACCACAATCCCTGGGGCTACAGCATTTGGCTGGCCGGCGGCGGCGTGCGCGGCGGCTTCGCCTACGGGGCCACCGATCCGTTTGGTCTGCGCGCGGCCGAGGGAAAAGTACACGTACACGACTTGCACGCTACCGTGCTGCACTTGCTTGGTCTTAACCACGAAAGCCTGACCTTCTTGCACAACGGCCGTGAAGAGCGGCTGACCGACGTCGCCGGCCGCGTGGTGAAGGAGGTCCTGGCATGAGAATGGGCGCGGCCCCCCTGCTCTGCTGCCTGTTTGGCACGGCCATCGTGTGGGGAATTGACGCCGCGCGCGCCGAGGAAGCCAAAAGCGAAACCAGCGCGACCGCGCCCGTCGAGCCAACCATCTCCGTCTCGGAGCGCGATCATTGGGCGTATCGTCCGCTGGCCAAGAACGAAGCGCCGGCTGTCGACGATGCACGCTGGAATCAGAACCCGATCGATCGATTTCTTAAAGCCGAGATGCAGCGCCGCGGGGTCGAACCGCTGCCGGCCGTGGGGGCAGTAACGCTGCTGCGGCGCGTAAGCTTGGACCTGACCGGCCTGCCGCCGACGCCCGAACAGATCGACGCGTTTCTGGCCGATCATTCGCCGCAGGCTTATGAAGGGCTTGTCGACCACCTGCTGGCTTCGCCCGCGTACGGCGAGCGTTGGGCCCAGCACTGGCTCGACCTGGCGCGCTTTGCCGAAACCGATGGCTTCGAATTCGACTCCGTCCGGCCCAATGCCTGGCGCTACCGCGATTGGGTGATCGACGCCTTGAACCGCGACTTGCCCTTCGACGAATTCGTTCGACTGCAGATCGCGGGGGACGAACTGTCGACCGCGCCCGAGGCGGCCGTGGCGACCGGCTTTCTCCTGTGCGGCCCGGACATGCCTGACCTGAACTTGCAGGAAGAGCGTCGCCACCAGGTGTTGAACGAGATGACGGCCACGGTCGGGGCAACGATCCTGGGCTTGCAGATCGGCTGCGCTCAGTGCCACGACCATAAGTACGATCCGCTGACGCAATATGATTTTTATCGATTGCGAGCGTTTTTCGAGCCCTTGGAATTGTTTCGCGACTTGCCTATCCCGACGGCGGCAGAGGCCACTGCGCGACAAACCGCCGAAGCCGCCTGGACCGATGAGGACCACCGTGCCGAGAAGCGGCGCCGAGAGCTGGAGGAGTTGGGCCGCAAACGAGCACGCGACAAAAATCCCGACGAGCCGCCGAACGCCGAGCAAATCGTCGCCGAGTTGAACGACGCGGAGCGCGGCGAGCATGCCGAGATCGTCGAACGTCTGCGATCGCTCCCGCCATTGCCTGTCCTGCCGCTAGGTCGGGTCGCCCGCCAGGGAGAAGCGCGACCGGCGCATTTGTATCTGCGCGGCGATTTCCGCCAGCCGGGCCCGACGGTAAACCCGGGCTATCCGCAGTTGTTTAATGTCGTCCTCAACAGCTCGATCGCAAAGGACAGCTCGGCGTCGGCCACCTCGCGCGCGGACCTGGCTCGCTGGCTCACGAGCCCCGAGAACCCGCTCACCGCCCGCGTAATCGTGAATCGCGTCTGGCAGGGACATTTCGGCGCCGGCCTGACCGAATCGGCGAGCGATTTCGGGGTAATGGGCATCGAACCAAGCCATCCTGAGCTGCTCGATTGGCTGGCCCGCACTTTGATCGAAGATGGTTGGAGCCTGAAGGCGCTGCACCGACGGATCGTGACATCGGAAGCGTACCAAACGGCGAGCGGCCCCTTTGATCCCGAGTGGACCGACGAGGAGCGCCGCGCCGCGGATACGATCTGGCAAGCCTCGACCGCGCACGATTCGCTCAACCATTCGCTCTGGCATCGGCGACGGACGCGCCTGGATGGCGAAACGCTGCGCGATTGCATGCTCTCGGCCGGCGAGCGATTGTCGTCGCGCCGCGGCGGGCCGGGCGTGCGGCCTCCATTGCCGGCGGAAGTGACCATCTCGCTCTTGAAAGATCAATGGGTCGAAAGCCCCGACGAGGAAGACCATCGGCGACGCAGCATCTATTTGTTCGTACGTCGCAACCTGCGCTATCCATTGTTCGATGTGTTCGATCGGCCCGATACGAATGCCAGTTGCCCGCGGCGGCATGAGTCGACCACCGCGCCGCAGTCTCTGGTGCTATTGAATTCGGAGTTCAGCCGGGAATGCGCGCAGCATCTGGCCGTCTCGATCGCCCGCCGCGACGCCGATCCGGCGACCTGGGCCGACCGGGCGTACCTGCGCGTCTTCAACCGGCACGCGACGGCCGACGAAGGGCGCGCGGCCAGTGAATTCCTCGGCCGGCAGGCCGCGCTATTGGAAACCGACACAGGCGTTGCGACGCAAGAGGGAAGTGGAAGTACGGCCGGCGTGACAACCACCCGGATGGCAGCGCTCGCCGATCTGTGCCTGGCCCTCTTCAACGCCAACGAGTTCGTTTATGTAGACTAGAACTGCACTAAACCTGGCAGTTGTTGTGACGTTTCCATGAGCCCGAAGCGCCAGCGAGGGACGCATTCGAGTGCAACCGAAAACCCTCGCCGGCGCTTCGGGCCAGTGTGTGCGAGTCATGTGGGGCCACGACCATGACGGAAACCGAACGATTCCTGGCTGAGCATACCGCGCTGACGCGGCGCTATTTTCTGCGCTTGGGAATCGGCAGCGCTGCCATCGTGCTTGTGCCAGGCCGTTCTCGTGCAGAGGACAAGAACGACGCCGCGGCCGGCGAGAAGGCCGCGCCCCCGTTCACCCGGCTCGATAGCTACCTGACCCCGCCCGACGACTTCGAAGACATTTCTCGCGGCGATCCGGTGCCACACACCCTTTCGGAAGAAAGGAAACGCGCCGTCGGGCTGACGCGCGACACCTGGCAGTTGGAAGTGATTTCCGATCCCGACAACCCTGTCACGCTGCGCAAGCCGCTTTCGCGCGAGAAGGGAACCGCGATCGACTTCGCGACCCTGATGAGCATCGCCGAAAAATCGGCCGTGCGCTTCCCCAAGATCATGACGTGCCTGAACCTGGGCTGCCCGCTGGGGATGGGTATTTGGGAAGGAGTGCCACTGCGGGAACTGATATGGTTGACCAAGCCGAACGATGCGTTACGCCGCGTTTTCTATTACGGCTACCACAACGACGATCCGAAGCAGATTTTTCGCAGCTCGCTGCCGATCGGCCGCGTCCTGGAAGACCCGTTCGATCTGCCGCCGGTGATCTTGTGCTACAAGGTGAACGGCCAGTGGCTCTCGGGCGAGCGAGGCGGACCGGTGCGGATCGTCGTGCCTGAGGCGTACGGCTTCAAATGCGTGAAGTGGATCACGCACGTGGTCCTCACCAACCTGGCCGGCGCGAACGATACGTACGCCAACGAAAACAACGACATCGACAGCCCGCTGAAGACATTCGCCGCCACGATCTCGGCCCCGCGGAAGATCAAAGCGGGCGAGTCGACGCCGCTGTCGGGCTATGCCCAGGTGGGGATCGGTGGCTTGTCGAAGGTGCAATTCTGGCTGCAGCCGGAAGCCGAGGAGTTACCGGCCGGCGATCCCTATTTCGCGGCGGCCCCGTGGACTGATGCGGAGATTTTGCCGGCGCCCAAGCGCTGGGGGGGCGGAATTGCCGACGATCGCATCCCGGCCGGCACGTATGGCTTCGACGATGCGAGCGGCGAACCACGATCATGGCCGATGCGGCTGACCAAAGTCCATTGGGCTGCACTCGTCCCACCGCTTGCGCCCGGCAAGTACACTCTGCGATGCCGCGCGGTCGACGCCGCGGGACACGGCCAGCCCATGCCGCGCCCGTTTCGCAAGTCGGGCCATGCCGCAATCGAACAGGTGGCGGTCGTCGTCCAATGAGCGCTGCCATCACTCTTGATCGAATCGCCGGTGGTATCGGTTGATGGCCAAGCGCGATAAACGTCCCACCCGCGTCGCGCGCAGCCAGAAATCGTCACCGCACGATGATGCGTCGGCGCTTGGCAACAGCACTCACAACCATGCCGCCGTCCCTGCGATCGTGGTGGCGATCTTCGCGGCCGTGCTCGGCGCGCTGTACTGGCCGGCGATCGACGCGCCGCTCGTGTACGACGATTCGACGAGCATCACACACAACCCCTCGATCGTGCGACTATGGCCCTTGTGGGGCGATCTGTCGGCGCCTGGTCCGCTGAATCCGCCACGCGAAACGAGCGTTTCCGGCCGGCCGCTTGTGAACCTGTCGCTGGCGCTGAATTACCATTTCGGTCAGCTACATCCGCGCGGCTATCACATCACGAACCTGGTCCTTCACGTCGTCTCGGCCTGGCTGCTGTGGGCCATCGTGCGTAGGACGCTGCGCCTGCCTCGCTTTGACGGACAGTTCGACTCGTGCGCCGATACCCTCGCCTTCCTTGCTGCGCTCGTCTGGGCGGTACACCCGCTTGGGACCGAGGCTGTCGAGTATGTGACCCAGCGTACCGAGCTTTCGATGGGCGTGTTCTATCTGGCGACGTTGTGCGCCAGCTTGCGGTATTGGTCCGGGGGGTCGGCCTCGCAGCGACGACTGTGGCTGATGGCCGCCACGGTCACGTGTATAGCCGGCATGACGTGTAAGGAGGTCATGGTCACCGCGCCCGTCGTGGCGCTGTTGTTCGAGCGTGCCTTCGTCGCGGGATCGTTTCGCGAGGCACTACGCCGCTCCTGGCCGCTTTACTTGAGTTTCTCGGCAGGCTGGCTTGTCCTGGCCGCGCTGAACCTTTCGGCTCCGCGCTCATTCACAGCAGGCTTTCACATCGGCGTGCCTGCGTATGTCTGGTGGTTGACGCAGGCCAAGGTCGTGTGGCTCTACTTGAAGTTGGCCGTTTGGCCTTGGCCGCTGGTAATTCATTATGATTTGCCGCTGATCGAATCCTGGCAGGCTGCGGTGCCGTGGCTCGTGGCAACAAGCCTTGCCGGGCTGTTGATCTTGTCGCTGCTCGTAAAGAACACGGCAAGCGGATTCTTGCTCGCCTGCGTTCCGCTCATTCTCGCGCCGACGCTCGTCGTACCGATCGCGACCGAAGTTGCCGCCGAACGCCGCATGTATCTCCCCTTGGCCGCCCTTGTGGCGCTTGCCGTGACCGGCGGATATGCGTTTCTGCAGCGCGCCCGCGGGGCCAGGTCGGCTCGAAGTAAAGCAAAGGCAACGAACAAATCTGCCCTTCTCATGACAAGCGCGGTGGCCGTCATCCTGCTTCTCATCTACGTGGGCCTGACCGTGCGGCGATTGCACGTCTATCGGGATGAAATCGCGCTGTGGCAGGATACGTTGCAATATTCACCCGACAGCATTCCGGTGCGGATGAACTTGGGACTCGCGCTCGTCAACGCCGGCCGCGCGCCACAGGCCA comes from Pirellulales bacterium and encodes:
- a CDS encoding tetratricopeptide repeat protein, which gives rise to MAKRDKRPTRVARSQKSSPHDDASALGNSTHNHAAVPAIVVAIFAAVLGALYWPAIDAPLVYDDSTSITHNPSIVRLWPLWGDLSAPGPLNPPRETSVSGRPLVNLSLALNYHFGQLHPRGYHITNLVLHVVSAWLLWAIVRRTLRLPRFDGQFDSCADTLAFLAALVWAVHPLGTEAVEYVTQRTELSMGVFYLATLCASLRYWSGGSASQRRLWLMAATVTCIAGMTCKEVMVTAPVVALLFERAFVAGSFREALRRSWPLYLSFSAGWLVLAALNLSAPRSFTAGFHIGVPAYVWWLTQAKVVWLYLKLAVWPWPLVIHYDLPLIESWQAAVPWLVATSLAGLLILSLLVKNTASGFLLACVPLILAPTLVVPIATEVAAERRMYLPLAALVALAVTGGYAFLQRARGARSARSKAKATNKSALLMTSAVAVILLLIYVGLTVRRLHVYRDEIALWQDTLQYSPDSIPVRMNLGLALVNAGRAPQAIEQYQIVLELEPEKAATHRNNLAYALISAGRTTEAIAQYEAALRADPESAEAHNNLAFALLSTRRPKEAVAHYRKVVELKPDYAEGHLGLGMALVASGVQEEALSEFERTVQLQPDSIAGHSRLAETRAALDQPAAAVRAAERAIELARAQGQPETARAIESWLKAYQSSAPAR
- a CDS encoding DUF1549 and DUF1553 domain-containing protein codes for the protein MRMGAAPLLCCLFGTAIVWGIDAARAEEAKSETSATAPVEPTISVSERDHWAYRPLAKNEAPAVDDARWNQNPIDRFLKAEMQRRGVEPLPAVGAVTLLRRVSLDLTGLPPTPEQIDAFLADHSPQAYEGLVDHLLASPAYGERWAQHWLDLARFAETDGFEFDSVRPNAWRYRDWVIDALNRDLPFDEFVRLQIAGDELSTAPEAAVATGFLLCGPDMPDLNLQEERRHQVLNEMTATVGATILGLQIGCAQCHDHKYDPLTQYDFYRLRAFFEPLELFRDLPIPTAAEATARQTAEAAWTDEDHRAEKRRRELEELGRKRARDKNPDEPPNAEQIVAELNDAERGEHAEIVERLRSLPPLPVLPLGRVARQGEARPAHLYLRGDFRQPGPTVNPGYPQLFNVVLNSSIAKDSSASATSRADLARWLTSPENPLTARVIVNRVWQGHFGAGLTESASDFGVMGIEPSHPELLDWLARTLIEDGWSLKALHRRIVTSEAYQTASGPFDPEWTDEERRAADTIWQASTAHDSLNHSLWHRRRTRLDGETLRDCMLSAGERLSSRRGGPGVRPPLPAEVTISLLKDQWVESPDEEDHRRRSIYLFVRRNLRYPLFDVFDRPDTNASCPRRHESTTAPQSLVLLNSEFSRECAQHLAVSIARRDADPATWADRAYLRVFNRHATADEGRAASEFLGRQAALLETDTGVATQEGSGSTAGVTTTRMAALADLCLALFNANEFVYVD
- a CDS encoding 7-carboxy-7-deazaguanine synthase QueE codes for the protein MRIAEIFRSRQGEGLLTGTDSVFIRTSGCNLRCWFCDTPYTSWAPEGTDLSVEEVLQRVGEHDTTHVVITGGEPMLLAELVPLSAELAAQGRHITIETAGTLDLPVTCDLMSISPKLSNSTPSRQEHPRWSGRHERTRHQPSVIRRLTADYAYQLKFVVDRPDDLAEVERYLAEFPEVDRSRVLLMPQGTDQAELAERAAWIAEYCEAAGFRYCPRKHIEWYGVVRGT
- a CDS encoding VOC family protein, which codes for MSGKPRAIPEGFHTLTVYLSVADSSKAIDFYKRAFGAVERYRLPGPNGKGIGHAEITIGDTIVMLADECDMGLAKSPKTLAGNTAGLCLYVEDADAAFDRAVKAGAIVNRPMKTQFYGDRSGTVTDPDGYHWTVMTHVEDVSPEEMMRRIQAM
- a CDS encoding molybdopterin-dependent oxidoreductase, coding for MTETERFLAEHTALTRRYFLRLGIGSAAIVLVPGRSRAEDKNDAAAGEKAAPPFTRLDSYLTPPDDFEDISRGDPVPHTLSEERKRAVGLTRDTWQLEVISDPDNPVTLRKPLSREKGTAIDFATLMSIAEKSAVRFPKIMTCLNLGCPLGMGIWEGVPLRELIWLTKPNDALRRVFYYGYHNDDPKQIFRSSLPIGRVLEDPFDLPPVILCYKVNGQWLSGERGGPVRIVVPEAYGFKCVKWITHVVLTNLAGANDTYANENNDIDSPLKTFAATISAPRKIKAGESTPLSGYAQVGIGGLSKVQFWLQPEAEELPAGDPYFAAAPWTDAEILPAPKRWGGGIADDRIPAGTYGFDDASGEPRSWPMRLTKVHWAALVPPLAPGKYTLRCRAVDAAGHGQPMPRPFRKSGHAAIEQVAVVVQ
- a CDS encoding DUF1501 domain-containing protein, which codes for MSRSASSFPPKQSRRRFLAQAGGGFGAIALASLLDRHTPLRAANTSPVDPLAPRAPHFAPRAKRVIYLFMHGGPSHVDLFDPKPELARNAGKPLPESVGPVMTRRKVAQNPLLGPVVPFRPRGQSGLEISDFLPHIAEHADQLCVLRGCHGDSVNHPQSVYQMNTGSILMGRPSLGSWITYGLGTENDSLPAFVVLADPGGGVKGGPPAWGNGYLPATFQGTTFRTGSTPIVDLRPPAAMSTAEQRGMLDYLRTINARHAQERQHDSALEARIAAYELAYRMQSAAPDVVDLARETAETQALYGIGERATDEFGRRCLLARRMVERGVRFVQLYSGDTNGWDAHNDVVKNHGEYCRKTDKPVAGLLTDLRRRGLLDETLVIWGGEFGRMPMSEQGKGRDHNPWGYSIWLAGGGVRGGFAYGATDPFGLRAAEGKVHVHDLHATVLHLLGLNHESLTFLHNGREERLTDVAGRVVKEVLA
- the queC gene encoding 7-cyano-7-deazaguanine synthase QueC yields the protein MPRAAVLLLSGGLDSTTAGAIARAEGFELAALSFDYGQRHKHELASAQRVAAALGIKRHAILRIDLAQFGHSALTADIPVPKERSAGAISHGIPVTYVPARNTVFLSLALAFAETLPAADIFLGVNALDYSGYPDCRPEYIEAFEGVANLATKAGVEGTLKFKIHAPLIQMTKAQIIRRGHELGVDYALTHSCYDPSATGRPCGRCDSCQLRLKGFAEAGLVDPLEYET
- a CDS encoding PLP-dependent transferase, producing the protein MSAGDRGTGGAQSSTLAARQLSPLRNSTTAGDIAALVDEQLAHFGIAASSDFGRSLASIARRLYECHGDIESLWQATLSSIGQLDRADRIAYFNAAKFLSFQFAKLLDMLQAPSRRSYQSLDYAPATQYAKGPYAVFDNVTAIFSANPVIARTATYIYACAEWIADAFQGKELLLEIYSRLLNPTSVSLANYIVDLEAGPYTADYFAWNFNSGMAAIDGVLAHLLGAGDILITSRNIYGGAHQLIHDWYAKPGNLEIAVATFDGYTADDFLACWQQARTTYADRLKAGRRSYVYLESPCNPHGYVLDVPGICRAAHREGLRVMLDATVGTPFLSRPLQREDPTERPDFVIHSYTKDLSGTGTVVAGVVIGRNVDMFIPKGESVGEVSWRDTLFWNVYYVKGAFLNADAAFEVLQGIRTLENRMLAKCINTTILARFLDAHPAIAVHCNALPEDENSKLRESEMFLGLPAPLFTIDFEQAGIPRAAFQRFFDNLSPTFGHMISLGQSNTIISCPALTTHSELPPEELARTGILATTIRFAVGDEDPRDLLAHLVETAKITIDPAVPGFSSQLPDQAAAAALVRDCYLDVHRRYIEAKCGPKA
- the queF gene encoding preQ(1) synthase produces the protein MSADFRKTLETFANQYPDRPYTIEIVCPEFTSVCPKTGQPDFGTLTISYVPAAQCVELKSLKLYLQQFRNEGIFYEHATNRILDDLVAVLAPRQITLRAAFTPRGGISTTVTATHEASR